A genomic window from Prunus persica cultivar Lovell chromosome G2, Prunus_persica_NCBIv2, whole genome shotgun sequence includes:
- the LOC18780253 gene encoding probable LRR receptor-like serine/threonine-protein kinase At1g12460: MVRRELQEFGCPDAFHQSIQWKHALTIMPSNTHSNYGFLYEQHLWKHTQMPQQFDYSGSKRKSKSIQHTFLYQSYGNNTAAGANYEDDASFIWKGRMQTYKSTLGLVKRIDLSSNRLTGEIPSEITHLVELISLNLSRNRLTGQITPEIGNLQSLDSLDLSRNRIDGRIPTSLARIDRLSFLDLSYNNLSGKIPTGTQLQSFDPLDYAENPLLCGPPLKKMCADQNEQTGLSNEEDKDEFITLGFYISMGIGFAAGFWGVCSTLIFNRPWRYTYFKFLNHLNNWLYVKIALIKRQLKLAYA, from the coding sequence ATGGTTAGGCGTGAGCTTCAAGAATTTGGTTGTCCTGATGCTTTCCACCAATCAATTCAATGGAAGCATGCCCTCACAATTATGCCATCTAACACACATTCAAATTATGGATTTCTCTATGAACAACATCTCTGGAAGCATACCCAAATGCCTCAACAATTTGACTACTCTGGCTCAAAAAGGAAATCCAAGTCTATCCAGCACACATTCTTATATCAGAGTTATGGTAATAACACAGCTGCTGGTGCTAATTATGAGGATGATGCAAGCTTCATATGGAAAGGAAGAATGCAGACATACAAAAGCACTTTGGGACTTGTGAAGAGAATTGATCTCTCAAGCAATAGATTAACAGGGGAGATTCCAAGTGAAATCACTCATCTTGTTGAGTTGATTTCTTTAAACCTTTCAAGAAACCGGTTAACAGGTCAAATAACTCCAGAGATTGGAAATTTGCAGTCATTGGATTCTCTTGATTTGTCAAGAAACCGGATAGATGGAAGAATTCCGACAAGCCTTGCTCGGATAGATCGTCTTAGTTTCTTGGACTTGTCATATAACAACTTGTCTGGCAAAATACCAACAGGCACTCAGCTCCAAAGCTTTGATCCCCTTGATTATGCTGAAAATCCTCTACTATGTGGACCTCCACTTAAAAAGATGTGTGCTGATCAAAATGAGCAAACTGGCTTGAGCAATGAAGAGGATAAGGATGAGTTTATAACATTGGGATTTTACATCAGTATGGGGATTGGGTTTGCTGCTGGATTTTGGGGAGTTTGCAGCACTTTGATATTCAACAGGCCATGGAGATATACATACTTCAAGTTCTTGAATCATTTAAATAATTGGCTTTATGTGAAGATAGCTTTGATCAAGCGGCAACTAAAGCTAGCATATGCCTAA